The Phaeodactylum tricornutum CCAP 1055/1 chromosome 8, whole genome shotgun sequence DNA segment ACTTCGAGGCAGAACTTAAGGTGACTACACCAGCTCATCCTTCATCCCTGGATTTTACAGCACAGCCACGGTGCCGAAAGTGCTTTTGTCGACTTGGAGAAGAGGAAGTGAGGAGTGCTACAACTTCAAACGGATTCTGCCAAGTTTGTCATGCGGATGATATCGTGGAAAGGAGCCGACAAGAGACAGCCCAGGCCAGTGCCGATCAAAAAAGGCTAGCAACACAAAAGcgacgagaagaaaaaggaaggaaaATGCCGTCAAGCCATAGAGGATACGACAAGCAGACGAGCGATTTGCGGGAGGACGGTGTAAGTCGGCCTTTTCCGCAAACGACTCTCGGCCGTAGTGCCCCCAATAGCCACGCGCAACCTACTCGGACAAAATGGCCGCGTCGCGATTCTCTACCGGGATACAATGCACATGAAAGGAGAGGGCTTCCTCCAGGAACCCGTTCGTTGTCCTCCGCGACACCTATTCCCAAAAGTCCGTCACCAGTGGCGAGTACTCTGGCGGAAAAGAAGCCGGTAAGCAGTGGACAGTCTTTGCCTAAGCGCTCCACCCTAGAAGAAAATTGAGTCTGAACGTTCGGAATCCATGGTCGAGACCCAAGCGCAATCTTCCATTCATTCGTGGGCTGAGGTTGCTGACGAAGACACCGACGAGAATTCTTAGTGGAACGAAGAAACTGAAGAAATGCGATGGGATTCGTCGACTTTATGGCAAACGCGTGATCGCTCTAATTTGTACATAAGTGGATAGAGCTTACTTTGTTAGAGAAGGCTGGCCTTTAAACAGTTGCATGTATATCTTTCTGTCCTAGCCTCCGTTTGTCGCTCTCGTGAGTATACCTAATTTCTCATTTCCTTCTCGGAGTGGTAATAGGGGAGCGTCTGTCGTCGCTCGTTGTGAGGTTATGTGGTGCCACAGAAGTACACCAAAATGAATCTGGCAGTGAACCTGACCGAAACAACTTTACAGCGCTACATGTTTAAAAGAGTGACCATCTTTGCAGACTGACagcggacgacgacttttGTTATCGTTagctttcttctttcatATTGTTAAGCGTGACGCGCTCTCTCTCGATAGCCAAATGTTTACATTGAACCCTGGAGCCAACGGAGGAGCTGACGGATCATCTAGTCCTGTTCGTCAACAATTGTGGAATTTTGCACAGCTCGGATTGTACTTTGCTGTCTTACGTGGAGCTTTTGTATTCTTTTCTAGTCGCGAAAAGGCCTTGAAACAATAGAGTTCCGCTCGGAAGAGTGCGAACAATGGAATTAACGGAGGAACAAAAAGAACGGATTCGGCGGAATCGGGAAAAGGCGTTGGAAATAAGGAAGCGGAGGAAAGATGAAGAGGAGAAAAAGCAGCATAGTGAAGAAGCATCCGATGCACCAGGCCCAAAAAGATGGAGGAAAAGTAATGGTCAAAGTCAATCGAGAATTGCGGAAGGATGGGACATGAACAAGGAAGAACCAGTCGAATTGGAAGATTTCGAGGAAGGTGCATCGGAGTTTGTGTCAAAGAAGGACGCGATGAAAGTATATTGTCTCCCAGAAGGGACTTTGGCGGTTTGTGAACatgaagaaaagcagaatCCTAGGCACAAGGGATGGAATGCGATGAAACTTTACAAGCGGGCTGAAATTCGACGAAGAGCCAGAGAACGATATGGAGGGTTACAGGGGTTGATTGAGGAACGTCAGAAGAGGGAGGAAAAGCGCTTTATGAAAGATATGGAGCGCACAAAAGACTTATTTAAGTAAGAAGTTGCTTTATGTAGTTAGCTGCTCAAGGAGCGGCCCTAGACAAATGCACACGTCCGTAGCCTATGTGTCACACTGTGACAACTCACTACACTATTCCAGGTTCATTCCATCACAGATCGTGCAGAAGGATAGAGCTGTGAAAGCACTGACTGTCGCTGTAGTGCTACTAATTGCTCTTCCCCTTCCCGCAGAGCAGTCGCGGCTTCCTCACTAGAAAATAATCAAACATTGTGTCAGAAGCTACATCAATCTCAGCTTCTCAAATTCGACTTTTAGTACAACGTTCTTGGTTCCTGTCTTCCCTTTGAGCTTTCCTCTCCTTCAAGCCTTTGAGCCCGCGAAGCTTTTCTATCTCGCAACATTCTAGCTCCTGCGGCGTGGAACACGCATTTACGCAGAAAACGTCCCGTACGATCGGTTGTTACACTCACCCTTGAAGATCTCGATTCTGCTTAAAACCGGCTTTCACCCGCCGCATAGCGTAAGACCGAAAGTTGTAATCTTTCATGTGGTGTGCATGGCGGAGAAGGTGTCGAAACAGAGTCAGCGGTGGCATAGTCGTCATGGTCCGGTTGATTCCGTTTTTGTAGAACGGTATGTGCTGCGTGCTGGAGAAGCCTTGGGACTGCGTCGGTAAAAATCAAGCAGAAGAAAAGGTGACGTTGTGATGACGTGTCAAATTTGGATCGCGGATATGCGGGAACAGATTACGTACAGCTGCTGGAAGCAATATAAAGCTATGCCAACTGACCGCTTAGTGCGAGTTACATTATAGAAGCGTATACCACTGTGTTCAGCTTGGGTTGCTCTTGTCTTTGCCAAGCTGATCAACTGCAACGATATCGCGCTCCTATCTcgaatcactgtcagtgcaCCAGTTTGACTCGATGGACCAACCACATCACAATGCGATGCGACTGATGAGTACGTAAATAACAGTCAACTCTCATCTCATTGTTGGCATCCCTTTATTCGTCCTTCTTAGTCGGCTATTTCCGGATCCCAGTTACCGGAGCTAATTTGTTTTGCATCGTGGTGCAGCTTCACTATAAGGTCGACAAGTATCCGGAACATATCTGGGTCTTTTGCCTTTGTTTTATGCAGCGAAATCCCCAAAATAATAGCGGGATAGGGTTTGCTGCCTCGTGCCGCTTGGCTTCCGACTATTGTCTCTGTAATTTGTCGTAAATAAACTGAAAGTAATGGGTCTTCCCGAACACCGAGCAAGTTGTCAATGTGAAAATCGATTGCTTTTGGGTCGATGGGACTTGGTTCTGGTTGACACAACAAGTAGTTTCCTACCCGCCCATTTTCCAATTGACTTACACCAATGACGCATCTATCGTTGAACAATTGCACCCATATATCGGTCTCGATAAGGTCGATTGTGTACGAACGTGTGAGAGTAGTCGGAAGAGAACTCGAATGA contains these protein-coding regions:
- the RAD14 gene encoding xeroderma pigmentosum group A protein (Expressed protein with similarity to Xeroderma pigmentosum group A (XPA) protein, probably involved in damage recognition step of Nucleotide Excision Repair (NER) in association with Replication Protein A (RPA)) — translated: MELTEEQKERIRRNREKALEIRKRRKDEEEKKQHSEEASDAPGPKRWRKSNGQSQSRIAEGWDMNKEEPVELEDFEEGASEFVSKKDAMKVYCLPEGTLAVCEHEEKQNPRHKGWNAMKLYKRAEIRRRARERYGGLQGLIEERQKREEKRFMKDMERTKDLFKFIPSQIVQKDRAVKALTVAVVLLIALPLPAEQSRLPH